One window of the Chryseotalea sp. WA131a genome contains the following:
- a CDS encoding IS1380 family transposase: protein MEHHYTDKLVTAWGGMKEMKILIDQTGISKKLAELGLPESKSNNRIDAVGIIESFWVGIWIGCFRFSHTAVVRVDEVLRQIFGWKRVASGTTFGRFFKKFTPSMNHQIFIELYTWFFEQIQFDNYTLDMDSSVITRYGEQEGSKKGYNPKKPGRGSHHPLFAFVNDIRMVANCWNRSGNTGSNSNCIHFLEETFAILKNKTVGLFRADSGFCTGTVLDFIEQRNIPYVIACKLYANLQASIYGITQWNAIGEGLWVSEINYQQGGWGKARRIVVIKQSEEIRARATGKKLKTLFSSMGIADEKVYRKRYHAFVTNQALPATEIWEQYKRRGDAENRIKELKEDFGTEGFCMDSFCATETAMRFVMVAYNLMSLFRQITHQKQPQPKLSTLRFNCFAVGSWVEQEAQKWVLKMSVPLKRRQWYDGLFSNVQNINLPLSLTE from the coding sequence ATGGAACACCACTATACCGATAAATTAGTAACAGCGTGGGGCGGGATGAAAGAGATGAAAATATTGATTGACCAAACTGGGATCAGCAAGAAGTTGGCCGAGCTTGGTTTGCCTGAGAGCAAGAGTAACAACCGGATAGATGCCGTGGGTATAATAGAGAGTTTTTGGGTGGGCATCTGGATTGGTTGCTTTCGTTTTAGTCACACAGCGGTGGTGCGGGTTGATGAAGTGTTGCGCCAGATATTTGGATGGAAGCGGGTTGCTTCGGGGACCACCTTCGGGCGGTTCTTTAAAAAGTTTACGCCCTCAATGAACCACCAAATTTTCATTGAACTGTACACGTGGTTTTTTGAGCAGATCCAATTCGACAATTATACGTTGGATATGGACAGCAGTGTGATCACCCGTTACGGGGAACAGGAAGGCAGCAAAAAAGGGTACAACCCCAAGAAGCCTGGCCGTGGCAGCCATCATCCCTTGTTTGCTTTTGTCAATGACATACGCATGGTGGCCAATTGCTGGAACCGCAGCGGCAATACAGGGAGCAACAGCAACTGCATCCATTTTTTAGAAGAGACCTTTGCCATCCTCAAAAACAAAACAGTAGGGTTGTTCAGGGCCGATAGTGGGTTTTGTACCGGTACAGTCTTGGATTTCATTGAGCAGAGAAATATCCCCTACGTCATTGCCTGTAAGCTGTATGCCAATTTACAAGCCAGCATTTATGGTATCACCCAATGGAATGCGATAGGCGAAGGCTTATGGGTATCGGAAATAAACTACCAGCAAGGCGGCTGGGGCAAAGCCCGTAGGATTGTGGTCATCAAACAAAGTGAAGAAATCAGGGCCAGGGCAACGGGTAAGAAGCTCAAGACATTATTCAGCAGCATGGGCATAGCGGACGAAAAAGTGTACCGCAAAAGGTACCATGCCTTTGTCACTAACCAAGCCCTGCCGGCAACAGAAATATGGGAACAATATAAGCGCAGGGGTGATGCCGAAAACAGGATCAAGGAGTTGAAAGAAGATTTCGGTACAGAAGGCTTTTGCATGGATAGTTTTTGTGCTACTGAAACAGCTATGCGCTTTGTGATGGTAGCCTATAATTTGATGAGCCTATTCCGGCAAATAACCCATCAAAAACAGCCACAGCCCAAGCTTTCCACATTAAGGTTCAACTGCTTTGCAGTTGGAAGTTGGGTAGAGCAAGAAGCCCAAAAATGGGTACTGAAAATGTCCGTCCCACTCAAAAGAAGGCAATGGTATGATGGATTATTCTCAAATGTCCAAAATATAAACCTGCCACTAAGTCTGACTGAATAG
- a CDS encoding alpha/beta hydrolase — translation MSKINFLTALTTIIFIHFGDVTMAQVFGDNLNLVYGKHKVGFRNYKKDDNTRSYRRIYDWDNKVLARPISISIWYPTEKTSTKTILKVKNYMTILKQEEEWESLPDERILSWFYYSDNEHNRGQLELETKANFNTRLITGKFPMVIYAPSYQASSVENFALCEFLASHGYIVLSCPSRGTENRFLDGGTTRDIETQASDIEFLIGEASTLVNADLDKLSVIGFSFGGISNVLAQMKNERIKALVCLDGSIKYQFEKILTSSYANLSRVNVPFIFMSQKDIPLPVMIADKIDTTLNKRFDFYDSLKHSQAYYLKFNDLTHSYFSSMGVLFQDRGPRQDKSDKEIISSYGWMTNYTLHFLNAFLKNDKLSKQFLDNDPTSNGVPGNSITIKSKIPTKRSLSFQDFNVAAQEQDYKDLEGLVKTLKRNNTDFELQEWKLNNLGLQLLFKGKVQEGVNILSLNTILYPNSANGFDSLAEGYLVQGNNELAKKNFNLSLKLDPQNQNAIEKLRKLGQK, via the coding sequence ATGAGCAAAATTAACTTTCTTACGGCACTTACGACAATAATATTTATCCATTTTGGAGACGTGACAATGGCTCAGGTCTTTGGGGACAATTTAAATTTGGTCTATGGTAAACATAAAGTTGGTTTTAGAAACTATAAAAAAGACGACAATACCAGATCATACAGACGTATCTACGACTGGGACAACAAAGTTTTAGCCAGACCAATTTCTATCAGTATTTGGTATCCTACCGAAAAGACTTCAACAAAGACTATTTTGAAAGTTAAGAACTACATGACCATCTTAAAGCAAGAAGAGGAATGGGAAAGCTTGCCAGATGAGAGGATACTAAGTTGGTTCTATTACTCAGACAATGAGCATAACAGAGGACAATTAGAATTAGAAACAAAAGCAAATTTTAATACTCGACTAATCACCGGGAAATTTCCTATGGTCATCTATGCTCCAAGCTATCAAGCATCGTCCGTGGAGAACTTTGCTCTCTGTGAATTTCTGGCCAGTCATGGATACATAGTCCTTTCTTGTCCCAGCCGTGGAACAGAAAACAGGTTTCTTGATGGTGGAACAACTAGAGATATTGAGACGCAAGCTAGCGACATAGAGTTTTTAATCGGTGAAGCTTCGACTTTAGTAAATGCTGACTTGGACAAGTTATCCGTGATCGGTTTTAGTTTTGGCGGCATTTCAAATGTGTTAGCACAAATGAAAAATGAGCGAATAAAAGCGTTAGTATGTCTAGATGGTAGTATAAAATATCAATTTGAAAAAATTTTAACATCGAGCTACGCTAATTTATCAAGGGTCAATGTCCCATTCATTTTCATGTCACAAAAGGACATACCATTGCCTGTAATGATTGCGGACAAAATAGATACAACATTGAACAAACGATTCGACTTCTACGACTCATTGAAACACAGTCAAGCATATTACTTAAAATTTAATGACTTGACTCATTCTTATTTTAGTTCGATGGGCGTTCTTTTCCAAGACCGCGGCCCAAGGCAAGATAAAAGCGACAAGGAAATAATTTCCTCTTATGGTTGGATGACTAATTACACATTGCATTTCCTAAATGCATTCCTAAAAAATGACAAGTTATCCAAACAATTTTTGGACAACGATCCAACCTCAAACGGAGTCCCCGGGAATTCAATTACGATTAAATCGAAAATTCCAACAAAAAGAAGTTTGAGTTTTCAAGATTTCAATGTAGCTGCTCAGGAACAAGATTATAAAGATTTAGAAGGGTTAGTCAAAACTCTAAAGCGGAACAATACTGACTTTGAACTTCAAGAATGGAAATTAAACAATCTTGGACTTCAACTTTTATTCAAGGGAAAAGTCCAAGAGGGAGTAAATATTCTAAGTTTAAATACTATTCTCTACCCAAATTCCGCAAACGGCTTTGACAGTCTTGCAGAGGGGTATTTAGTTCAGGGTAACAACGAATTGGCTAAGAAGAATTTTAACCTCTCGCTTAAATTAGATCCTCAAAACCAAAATGCTATTGAGAAGCTTAGGAAATTGGGACAGAAATGA
- a CDS encoding type I restriction enzyme HsdR N-terminal domain-containing protein, with the protein MISTSKTEKMLLALKDYKKRYLTKNLTDLDESGTRIMINTFLTSILGYQELEEIKTEYMIKGTYADYIVQIGGKRHFLVEVKAYSIDLSDKHLRQAINYGANEGIDWAILTNGRQFQMYKVLFEKPIGERLVFEIDFTADDFNIKNALEQLSYLHRDAIVKNSLADLWSRYSALEPISIAGLLFSPQVVSFLKKELKGKFDTKFEDDEIIESLTEVVCGAIPADKLKIPKFKPTKKKTPKASIDKAADSSSTTTDSPSQES; encoded by the coding sequence ATGATTTCGACAAGCAAGACAGAGAAAATGCTATTAGCATTGAAGGACTACAAGAAAAGGTATTTAACCAAAAACCTAACGGACTTGGACGAATCAGGGACGAGGATAATGATAAATACCTTTTTGACTTCGATTCTGGGTTATCAAGAATTGGAAGAAATCAAGACTGAGTACATGATTAAAGGGACTTATGCTGACTATATTGTGCAAATTGGTGGCAAACGACATTTTCTTGTTGAAGTAAAAGCGTATTCCATCGACCTTTCCGACAAACATTTAAGACAAGCAATCAACTACGGTGCAAACGAAGGTATTGACTGGGCGATATTGACTAACGGGAGACAGTTTCAAATGTACAAGGTACTTTTTGAGAAACCCATTGGAGAAAGATTAGTTTTTGAAATTGACTTTACCGCAGACGATTTTAACATTAAGAACGCGCTAGAACAGTTATCATATCTACATCGTGACGCGATAGTTAAAAACAGTCTGGCTGACTTATGGTCAAGATATTCAGCTTTAGAACCGATCAGTATCGCTGGACTATTATTCTCACCGCAAGTAGTTTCCTTTTTGAAAAAAGAACTGAAGGGAAAGTTTGACACAAAGTTTGAAGACGATGAAATAATCGAGTCGTTGACCGAGGTTGTTTGTGGAGCAATCCCAGCTGATAAATTGAAGATACCAAAGTTTAAGCCGACAAAAAAGAAGACCCCAAAAGCTTCAATAGATAAAGCCGCGGACTCGTCATCAACGACAACTGATTCGCCTTCGCAAGAAAGTTAA
- a CDS encoding FAD-dependent monooxygenase — protein sequence MKIGIIGGGIGGLALANCLQHFSIPYTLFEKSSHFGEVGAGIGISESAYTILKKIGLGDDIKAKGYFVEDAIIVNKDCETIRKLPVKNGGFCIHRAELINILSYKIGSLNVKFDAELESFITKKDSVELTFKNGTSEEFDYVFACDGINSIFRKQLFPQVKKRYSGQTIWREIATCTLPVNYHTAYLEFWGENLRFATIPLNKTQYYWYACKISKENLQDNKETLKTDLKNLFEKFCKEVAEVIDNTELIIRNDMWDLKPHKEKWNKNSVIFLGDAIHATTPNLAQGGCQAIEDAFTLATLINRKGFAPETFEKYYKLRNEKVNYIVEQSWNYGNISHQSNKLKEFVVKNAFKYLPNRIFEKQYQKLIDLNYLNE from the coding sequence ATGAAAATAGGAATTATCGGAGGTGGAATTGGAGGTTTGGCTTTAGCAAACTGTCTTCAACATTTTAGCATACCTTATACTTTGTTTGAAAAATCTTCTCATTTTGGGGAAGTTGGAGCAGGAATTGGCATAAGTGAAAGTGCATATACTATTCTTAAAAAAATCGGCTTAGGAGATGACATAAAAGCAAAAGGATATTTTGTTGAAGATGCTATAATTGTAAATAAAGACTGTGAAACAATTAGAAAACTACCTGTCAAAAATGGTGGCTTTTGTATCCATAGAGCCGAATTGATAAATATTTTGTCATACAAAATCGGCTCTTTAAATGTGAAATTTGATGCAGAATTAGAAAGTTTTATAACTAAAAAAGACAGTGTTGAATTGACTTTCAAAAATGGAACATCAGAAGAATTTGACTATGTTTTTGCTTGTGACGGCATTAATTCTATATTCAGAAAACAGTTGTTTCCCCAAGTAAAGAAACGCTACTCTGGTCAAACTATTTGGCGTGAAATAGCCACTTGCACTTTACCAGTCAATTACCATACAGCCTACCTTGAATTTTGGGGAGAAAATTTACGATTTGCAACAATTCCATTAAATAAAACGCAATACTATTGGTATGCTTGCAAGATTTCAAAAGAAAATTTGCAAGACAATAAAGAAACTTTAAAAACTGACTTGAAAAACCTTTTTGAAAAATTCTGCAAAGAAGTGGCAGAAGTAATTGACAACACGGAATTGATTATAAGAAATGATATGTGGGATTTAAAACCACACAAAGAGAAATGGAATAAAAACAGTGTCATTTTTTTAGGGGATGCAATACACGCAACTACACCGAACCTTGCACAAGGCGGTTGCCAAGCGATAGAAGATGCCTTTACTCTTGCAACGCTAATTAATCGAAAAGGATTTGCTCCTGAAACATTTGAAAAGTATTACAAATTGAGAAATGAGAAAGTAAATTATATTGTCGAACAATCTTGGAATTATGGTAATATTTCTCATCAAAGCAATAAGTTGAAGGAATTTGTAGTTAAGAATGCTTTTAAATATTTGCCGAACAGAATATTTGAAAAACAATATCAGAAACTAATAGACTTAAATTATCTTAATGAGTAA
- a CDS encoding type II toxin-antitoxin system RelE/ParE family toxin, translated as MNKKRDLLFYKTYFQDFYDDQTTKVQKKILWTLRVIEDLDRIPEIYFKHLESTDGLYEIRVQSGSDIFRIFCFFDNNNLVVIGHGFQKKTQKTPDREIERAEKIKREYYEEKKRNNPK; from the coding sequence GTGAACAAAAAACGTGACCTCCTTTTCTACAAGACCTACTTTCAGGACTTCTATGACGACCAGACGACCAAAGTTCAAAAGAAAATCCTTTGGACTCTGAGAGTAATTGAAGACCTAGACAGGATTCCAGAAATATATTTCAAGCACTTGGAGAGCACAGACGGACTTTATGAAATTCGAGTTCAAAGCGGTAGTGACATTTTTAGAATTTTCTGTTTTTTTGACAACAATAATTTGGTTGTAATCGGACATGGTTTTCAAAAGAAAACTCAAAAGACACCTGACAGAGAAATTGAGAGGGCAGAAAAAATTAAACGAGAGTATTATGAAGAAAAAAAACGTAACAACCCTAAGTGA
- a CDS encoding DEAD/DEAH box helicase family protein, translated as MAVLHEIFNNPFAKRALAQVNVPIWISDNLKPGFGQRLYQIEAFKRYIYLDQEDLEEKPRKPYHLLYNMATGSGKTLIMAGLMLHLYQKGYRNFLFFVNSNNIIQKTKDNFLNAKASKYLFSEKIVIEGKEVLIKEIENFEEADNQNINLKFTTIQQLHTDLNNTKENSVTYEDFKDKKLVLIADEAHHLVAGTKSGNLFGSWEDTVKKIHDSNFENILLEFTATIDTDTAALISHYQDKVIFKYDLAEFRKDKYSKEINLIRSLYDEQDRIIQALILNLYRQDLATSNNINLKPVILFKAKKTIKESEQNKESFHKLIDGFSVTMVDKIKKTSTVAIVQKAFKFFEAKGISSNEIVKRIQANFRIENCLSANNDAEAEQNQILLNTLEDENNPIRAIFAVQKLNEGWDVLNLFDIVRLYEDRDGKDGKPGKTTLSEAQLIGRGARYYPFSLEDGQDEFTRKFDDDISNDLKTLEELYYHTKEDSRYISELKKALVDSGIYEDDENLITKQLTLKLDFKGTDFYRDGHVFFNKKIPKSFDNIKSFADLGVKKTNYRHTLSSGVGKMSGAFAETETSGTEAIKTKDVKLTEISKNTIHFALSQNPFFYFDSLSHYFPSVSSISNFIDSKDYLAGLEITFNGTANRLNEINHFDYLQALIGLLQRIEADIKGNSTEYEGSDYIKEPIHKVFKDKEIKVSKNSQRADGQETLVANEPWYVYNANYGTSEEKKFVELFARRFEGLNQKFENIYLIRNEREIKIFDKLGRAFEPDFLLFCRQREVEQLTYQVFIEPKGGVWAPKDKWKEDFLKEIRTEKKTIKIHTDTYKITAVPFYNYNNENEFKTTLEEVLNE; from the coding sequence ATGGCCGTTCTACACGAAATATTTAATAATCCATTTGCTAAAAGAGCCTTGGCACAGGTTAATGTGCCTATATGGATTAGTGACAATTTAAAACCCGGATTTGGTCAGAGACTTTATCAAATTGAAGCATTCAAGCGATACATATACTTAGACCAAGAAGATTTAGAAGAAAAGCCAAGAAAGCCTTACCACTTGCTTTACAATATGGCAACCGGGAGCGGAAAGACTTTGATAATGGCAGGTTTGATGTTGCACCTTTATCAAAAAGGCTATCGCAACTTTTTGTTTTTCGTCAACAGCAACAACATTATTCAGAAAACCAAGGATAATTTTCTGAATGCAAAAGCTTCAAAATACTTGTTTAGCGAAAAAATTGTCATTGAAGGAAAAGAAGTCTTAATCAAAGAGATTGAAAACTTTGAAGAAGCCGATAATCAGAATATCAATTTAAAGTTTACTACGATTCAACAACTTCACACTGACCTGAACAACACCAAAGAAAACAGTGTAACCTACGAAGACTTTAAGGACAAGAAATTAGTTTTGATTGCCGATGAAGCTCACCACTTGGTAGCAGGGACAAAGTCGGGTAATTTGTTTGGCAGTTGGGAAGACACCGTGAAGAAAATACATGATTCCAATTTTGAAAACATCTTACTTGAATTTACTGCAACTATAGATACAGACACAGCGGCATTAATAAGCCACTATCAGGACAAAGTAATTTTCAAATACGACCTAGCCGAGTTTCGTAAAGACAAGTATTCTAAAGAAATTAATCTTATCCGTTCTTTGTATGATGAGCAAGACCGAATAATTCAAGCCTTGATTTTAAACTTATATCGTCAGGACTTAGCAACTTCGAACAATATCAATCTAAAGCCTGTAATTCTGTTTAAAGCAAAAAAAACAATCAAAGAATCGGAACAGAACAAAGAAAGCTTTCACAAATTAATTGACGGTTTTTCAGTGACAATGGTTGATAAAATCAAAAAGACGTCCACCGTTGCAATCGTTCAAAAAGCTTTCAAGTTTTTTGAAGCAAAGGGAATTTCATCCAACGAAATAGTAAAACGTATTCAAGCAAATTTCAGAATTGAAAATTGCTTAAGTGCAAACAATGACGCAGAAGCCGAGCAAAACCAAATCTTGCTCAATACATTGGAGGATGAAAATAATCCAATCCGTGCCATTTTTGCTGTGCAGAAACTTAATGAAGGTTGGGACGTTTTGAATTTGTTTGATATTGTTCGCCTTTACGAAGACCGAGACGGTAAAGACGGAAAGCCAGGGAAAACCACTCTATCAGAAGCACAGTTAATTGGTCGTGGCGCAAGGTATTATCCTTTTTCGTTAGAAGATGGACAAGACGAGTTTACCAGAAAATTTGATGATGATATCTCTAACGACTTGAAAACGTTGGAAGAATTATATTACCACACTAAAGAAGATAGCCGTTACATATCGGAATTGAAGAAAGCCCTTGTGGACTCGGGTATTTATGAGGATGATGAAAATCTTATAACCAAACAACTGACTTTAAAATTGGACTTTAAGGGAACAGATTTTTACCGTGACGGTCATGTTTTCTTCAACAAGAAAATTCCAAAGAGTTTTGACAACATTAAATCTTTTGCTGACTTAGGGGTTAAGAAAACTAATTACCGTCACACTTTATCTTCGGGTGTTGGAAAAATGTCAGGGGCTTTTGCAGAAACCGAAACTTCAGGAACAGAAGCAATCAAAACCAAAGATGTAAAACTGACTGAAATTTCAAAAAACACCATTCATTTTGCATTGAGTCAAAATCCGTTTTTCTATTTCGACAGTTTATCGCATTACTTTCCAAGTGTATCTTCAATTTCAAACTTCATTGACAGCAAAGACTATTTAGCGGGTTTAGAAATCACGTTTAACGGCACCGCAAACAGACTGAACGAAATCAACCATTTCGACTATTTGCAAGCCTTAATCGGACTTTTGCAAAGAATTGAAGCAGACATAAAGGGCAATTCAACCGAATACGAAGGTTCTGACTATATCAAAGAGCCAATTCACAAAGTTTTCAAAGACAAGGAAATAAAGGTTTCAAAAAACAGCCAGCGTGCAGACGGACAAGAAACGTTGGTAGCAAACGAGCCTTGGTATGTATACAATGCCAACTACGGAACAAGTGAAGAAAAGAAATTTGTAGAACTCTTTGCAAGACGCTTTGAGGGTCTGAATCAGAAGTTTGAGAATATTTACCTAATTCGAAACGAAAGAGAAATCAAAATCTTCGACAAACTTGGACGAGCTTTTGAGCCAGACTTTTTGCTGTTCTGCAGACAACGTGAGGTAGAACAATTAACCTATCAAGTTTTTATTGAGCCTAAAGGTGGAGTGTGGGCACCAAAAGACAAATGGAAGGAAGACTTTTTGAAAGAAATCCGAACCGAGAAAAAGACTATCAAAATCCACACTGACACATATAAGATAACAGCAGTGCCATTCTATAATTACAACAACGAAAATGAATTTAAGACGACATTAGAAGAAGTATTAAACGAATAA
- a CDS encoding carboxypeptidase-like regulatory domain-containing protein, producing MKMYREIVCLFVFNAFVSIYGVAQDDGHITLQGIVRDNETKEGLAGASIRISGSSIGTHSDLSGRFSLGISKPNRDDSLIVTFVGYKKYSEALSNLTSSTGLQIINMTNQLTSLKEVVVRSEFWLKQYSPKDLMEDYTKFYTIMEKVHTGLFNYLSEREWQALKDSSLQLIKYPMTHSEFYQLIALHVGKVRNIHTRYGVTDWWIKQKQNIFPFKVKYFDDRLYISESLLKDQAFPKGCEILEINGKTPGEIKTMIWPYIPADGFIQTSKIADLSDYFSWYFSMFVEEADSYKIKIRTLTGEEETITTQGLRDSFRHLIFQQEWNEKKSSLELKINGTSHTAYFRIEDSRIFKDSLQTYFQRIVSQGIQYLIIDLRGRGGIREGEQVAELYSYLVDKPFRAYEKLEVKSNDYTLFDKDFTYKPYANSLREIKEQFFDKLIDSDDGYYLWQEESMKKLSQPASLHFTGAVYILTDGRNYSASTSFTSLASQLDNVFVIGEETGGEYRSYVSGAMFGLVLPNSKIGIKIATWKSILDIEEKPSNRGRGVIPDYPVPFSIHDFINGTDVVKEFAYKLISTNR from the coding sequence ATGAAGATGTACCGAGAGATTGTTTGTTTATTCGTATTCAATGCTTTCGTAAGCATCTATGGAGTGGCACAAGATGATGGTCATATTACTCTTCAAGGTATTGTTCGGGACAACGAAACAAAAGAAGGACTTGCTGGTGCTTCTATTCGAATATCGGGTTCTTCAATTGGGACACATTCTGATTTATCGGGACGTTTTAGTCTGGGTATTTCCAAACCAAATCGTGATGACTCTTTGATAGTTACGTTTGTTGGCTATAAGAAGTATTCTGAAGCCCTTTCAAATTTGACAAGTTCAACAGGCTTGCAGATAATAAATATGACAAATCAACTAACTAGTCTAAAAGAGGTAGTGGTTCGAAGTGAGTTCTGGTTGAAACAGTATTCGCCAAAAGATTTAATGGAAGACTACACAAAGTTTTACACGATCATGGAGAAGGTTCACACCGGTCTTTTTAACTACCTGTCTGAACGTGAATGGCAAGCCTTAAAAGATAGCTCTCTGCAACTGATTAAATACCCGATGACTCATAGTGAATTTTACCAGTTGATTGCTTTGCATGTTGGGAAAGTTAGGAACATTCATACACGATATGGAGTTACCGATTGGTGGATTAAGCAAAAGCAAAACATTTTTCCCTTTAAAGTCAAGTATTTTGATGATAGGCTGTACATCTCCGAATCTTTATTGAAAGATCAGGCATTTCCAAAAGGTTGTGAAATACTTGAGATCAATGGAAAAACTCCAGGGGAAATCAAAACTATGATTTGGCCCTATATACCTGCGGACGGTTTTATTCAAACAAGCAAAATTGCCGATTTGAGTGACTATTTCTCTTGGTACTTTTCAATGTTTGTCGAAGAAGCGGATAGCTATAAAATCAAGATAAGAACATTGACCGGAGAAGAAGAAACAATAACTACGCAAGGACTTAGAGACTCATTTCGACATTTAATATTTCAACAAGAATGGAATGAAAAAAAATCATCGCTTGAATTAAAAATAAATGGAACAAGTCATACAGCCTATTTTCGTATTGAAGATTCTCGAATCTTTAAAGATTCACTGCAGACCTATTTTCAGAGAATCGTTAGTCAAGGAATACAATATCTAATTATTGATCTGCGTGGACGAGGCGGTATTCGAGAAGGAGAACAAGTGGCAGAACTGTATTCATACCTAGTAGATAAGCCTTTTCGTGCTTATGAAAAGCTAGAGGTTAAATCAAATGATTACACTTTATTTGACAAGGATTTTACGTATAAGCCTTACGCCAATTCTTTAAGGGAAATAAAAGAGCAGTTTTTTGATAAACTGATTGATTCAGATGATGGTTATTATCTATGGCAAGAGGAGTCGATGAAGAAATTGAGCCAGCCTGCGAGTCTCCATTTTACGGGAGCAGTCTATATTCTCACGGATGGCAGGAACTACTCTGCAAGCACATCCTTCACTTCTTTGGCATCTCAGCTCGACAACGTTTTTGTAATTGGAGAAGAAACAGGAGGTGAATATCGTTCTTATGTTAGTGGTGCGATGTTTGGCTTGGTTCTTCCTAATAGTAAGATCGGTATAAAGATCGCAACATGGAAATCGATACTTGACATAGAAGAAAAACCATCGAACAGGGGACGAGGAGTAATTCCAGATTACCCAGTTCCATTTTCGATACACGATTTCATTAACGGGACAGATGTTGTAAAGGAGTTTGCTTATAAATTAATTTCGACTAACAGATAA
- a CDS encoding helix-turn-helix transcriptional regulator, whose protein sequence is MKKKNVTTLSEFIDKKVGKKGTKKRDEFESDYEAFRLGVLIQQARQEKGLTQEQVAELSGTNKSYISKLEKDLKDVRFSTLQRIITEGLGGHLEISIKF, encoded by the coding sequence ATGAAGAAAAAAAACGTAACAACCCTAAGTGAGTTTATTGACAAAAAAGTTGGTAAGAAAGGGACAAAGAAAAGAGATGAATTTGAATCTGATTATGAAGCATTCAGACTTGGAGTCCTCATTCAACAAGCGAGACAAGAAAAAGGATTGACTCAAGAGCAAGTTGCAGAATTGTCGGGGACAAACAAGTCGTACATTTCAAAACTAGAGAAAGATTTAAAAGATGTTCGATTTTCGACACTTCAGAGAATTATAACTGAAGGACTAGGCGGACACCTTGAAATTTCGATTAAGTTTTAG
- a CDS encoding site-specific DNA-methyltransferase, whose amino-acid sequence MTTNKKDIVLDYHLGSGTTCAVAHKLGRQYIGLEQLDYGENDSIERLKKVINGDATGISKPINWQGGGSFVYLELKKYNQSFIEQIEEAKDTKKLLKIWEQMKAKSFLNYNVDIKKQDEHLDEFKALSLAEQKQHLCELLDKNQLYVNLSSLNDADFACTKEEKKVTKDFYQIKK is encoded by the coding sequence ATGACCACCAATAAAAAGGATATCGTTTTAGATTACCATCTAGGAAGTGGAACCACTTGTGCTGTTGCCCATAAATTGGGAAGACAATACATCGGATTAGAGCAATTGGACTATGGAGAAAATGATAGCATAGAAAGGCTCAAAAAAGTAATAAACGGTGACGCAACAGGTATTTCCAAACCAATTAATTGGCAAGGCGGTGGCTCATTCGTCTATCTCGAACTTAAAAAATACAATCAATCTTTTATTGAGCAGATTGAAGAAGCCAAAGACACTAAAAAGCTTTTAAAGATTTGGGAACAGATGAAAGCCAAAAGTTTCCTTAATTACAATGTTGACATTAAAAAGCAGGACGAGCATTTGGATGAATTTAAAGCGCTGAGCCTTGCCGAGCAAAAGCAACACCTTTGCGAACTATTAGACAAAAACCAACTCTATGTAAACCTCTCTTCTCTCAATGATGCCGACTTTGCATGCACCAAAGAAGAAAAGAAAGTGACCAAAGATTTTTACCAGATAAAGAAGTAA